In the Vanessa atalanta chromosome 13, ilVanAtal1.2, whole genome shotgun sequence genome, gttttaaatttatataaaaatccatAATATTGTTGATACCGACAGATTTCATCTTTGAAAATGACATTTAACAACTATTGAAGAATAATTGAGTCATGATTACAGATAAAGTATTGATATTGAGTAGAGATTATTGTAGAAGGAGTGTTATAGTGCAAATTAGAATAGATTTATGCATACTTTCGTAAATGTTAGtttcacaaaataataactGCCGTATTAACGTAATGTTTCACTAAAAGTCATGATGGAGCGAATTCACATCGTCGTCACGACGTTCACGtccttttgtaaaaaaaaatcttggtgTCTTCAGCTTATGGATCAAACTGAAGGCGCCAAATCTTGACACGTGCCAGATTGATTAATTCTTCTACCTCATTTATTATTGCCAAATCTGTTTCATTTAAGACATATTTTGTATGGTATTTGTTTTAGAAGCGTTTGATAACTAATTtcattgttatacatttttgcttATAACAATCGATGAGGAGATTAGCGTCAGTACGTTCGAATTGGtttcttcataaatataaaatgttttaacaaataataaaacataaattctacaattattttaactatctaAAACacatgtgaaataaaaaaaaaaaaagaatttattaacttcttatattatacgtaatttATGTAAGCCATTTTGtgaaaattgaataaagtatgtagtaataataaaatggacAGGGATTAGATTGATCAGTTGCCATTTTATGACACGTGTAAACAATAAGGTCGGTCCTAGTTAGCTGATAGATGCACCTTCAATTCAcgtatttgaattgaattttatattattgaatagattaataattaataaggaaaacaaaaagtattctttgtctgtagatattataatatacatatgtatcggGTCAGCAGAACATGCTTGCACTGTGCAGAAAATACGCtccttttgttaatttaattgaacaattttgtaaactatatttatttcatgtaaatatACGTAGTTAGTAGCAGGagaatagtaataaattataattatacaacaactaagacaaacaaataataatacagtttgttacaaatgtttataagacgtgtttcattattatctaattgtatttatttatattataaactgacatgacatgtaataataatttatgtttgtataccTGCAGTTACACAGACTAGAAGTAGAATGTGAATTAAATTGTTTGAGGAAattgttgcttttttattttaaataattggtaACCACTGTCTTTGGCTTAGTAAACGAAATTTATTGAGtccatattaatttgaaaaccgGGCTTATGTAAgttgacattataaaatatatattttttttattaatccacaaatttaattatatttaaataaaactaaaagtcaCTGCTtgtcaatattcaaaatttagttttttaagacTAAATTGTAAGAACAATTCCTATTTGCAATTTGTTTTCCAAATAATACATATTCCTATAGTATACATAGCATATTTCAGGCTGTGATTCTCCAGTAAGTATAATACATAGTCGTGTCAGAGGGATCACTTCTATAAGatagtatgttatataaaatctatatatatatatatatatgctatagATATATCCTATATTTGAGTGAATGTTATTACGTTACGttgtgtaaatatatgttttgtgcTTAATTATTGCCAAACTGCAaagaattatgaaattaattaatcttgttCAGGGGCTCCATTTCGATTGCGATACagtgacaatttgttagtagaataggtCCCCAGGTCATTTCACTGTTAATATAGCATCAACATGTAAGGCGTGGTTCGTATTGTAAATATGCAAACGATCGCTTCATAGTTCACATTAACCTTATCTACCTACTTTCTTTGTTTGGTTTTAATAAAGaactaattgaattaatttgtaGGTATAAATTGGATAGAATACCTACACCTAACTagttaaaacattgtaattgtCTATGGCATCATCAGTCTTTGATACACATTATATCAATCGATtgacgattaaaaataaacgagaaAGTCAAAATTGAATACATTGTGGTTTTGGTTTTTGATGACTGACGGTCCATATCAgtggaaattaaaatttagatcaGTACACAAATTAACTTCAGAGTTATTGCTGATTTTGTAAGTAGAAAGTAGAGCTCGACCGAGCCACTTATTTGTCTttcattttatagataaaatcgATATAGCTTCAAAATTATGAAGCTCAAATGGACCTTAAGCTTGCTTTAAATAGATTTTCAATTCTATTCCAATAACCGTTGCAGCTAATAGGTTAAATTAGCCATTTTAACCAACTTCTGGTTAAATTGATCATTGAATAGCTAATTTAAGCAGTTGTCTGCAACATACATGTACAAGCCTTATTTCTTCGTATGAACGACAAGGCAAATTTAGGACaggattttttaagttttcatatAATCTAGTTGATTGACAATATAGGTTGACCATAtgaaatgcaggtttccttaagatgtttttttttaacacacgaAAACCTTTTTGCTAAGTATTTAATGCGAACCAtaaaccaataataaaataatttcatgtcAACCTAATCTTAATGCCTGTTTTCATGTTACGGAAActtgtataaatttttttttttgtttttattattctttattgtactaAAAACcatgtacagagggcggacttaacgctgtaacagcattttctgccagccatacatttgtgttttttttttgttttgtatagttttatgGGATGGGCCGATATGAAGTACCAACTTGCCTTGCTAAGCATACCAAGATTTATAGATGCCAATTTAGCTCTACCTTCCAATTGAACGTGAAACTGAAAGAGGTTTGAAACATTAATGCCAAGTATTCCGACACTAGCTGTGGCAGCAATTGGAATGTTCTCAAATCCAATGACCAATGGTGACTGTTGAGCGTTGACCGCTAAAAAATTGAGAAAACTTGTCTTTTTGGGTTAGGTTTAGCCGGCTCAGTCCGAGACTTTTTAacaaagactcgatttcagatacaagtttacATGTTCttgagaaatattagcacggctgGTGTATAAGGCCAAGCATCTGGTGCTCGTCTATATACCGCAGGAGCTGACCGTTAATAATCATAATCTAACCTCAAAAATCAAATTCATtatcttggagaacaaggaggttgGCTATAGATCTGTAATTGAGGGTCTGATCGGTAAATTATTCGTAAAAAATTTGAAGCCATGAAAAATATCAAGTAGAGAACTATAGGTTTTGCAGTAACTTAAGCAAACCTATGAAAAAATTCTGTGTCTATTATTTTGCGGCGAATACTAAACGATTCTGGTTCCTAGATATTTCTACCACGATGCTATTCCTAGTATGCTTCCTCGCCGCTGCCCGCATGCATTAGTATAATTCCATAtgatttcaattgttttaatcgCAAGACGCGTCGTCGATTGCACCGTGCGAATATTCGATGTACTTAGTCAATTTCTCATACtcatacttaattaaataaacgataaaatcTATTGAATAAATCATCTATCCAAGCCTTTTCTCAAATTATACCTATTAGAGTTgcaatagtataaatattatagtatattttaagcgAACctgtgtacaataaataaaaaaagctttcTGACACTAGTTTGTAAAAGCAGTGGGCTGAGATTAGATCCTTGCGGATCCGTGGGACGCCTGAATAATGATTTTATGGAAATACTTAGTAAGTTTTCGATTTATATTAGTCAATAactgtttttagtatttttactgTAATATTCGCTAAAGACTACCTACTTTGAATATGATTTAAAAGCCTCTTTTTCTGATCGTTGACGATATGCACCCATGTATATTATTCTCATTCAGTCTAATAATTTGTAAGTAAGtattgctttaatttaattatttggaaAGTTCTCTTACGGTCGATTAACATTTAACTGtcggttttataaattatattatagtttgtctTATATATAGTCTAAAAATTCAAGTCTTagcatagtaaatatttaggttTACTTGAACGGTTATGTCTAGacccagtttttttttttaattttttcgttaCCTTACATTCTCGtaccttttatattaaaaaaaaacattacatatgtCAATATGTAACATTACATATGTAAGTATTCCACAGGCCATTCTATTGAAAAGTTTATGacttaattaagattaattaattaactatccattttttataataatagcagcTAGTCCTAGTAGAATTTTCAGTATGTATTACTTGGAtacaacgtaaataaaattgcgCTCAATCCAAAGAAATCGATTGTATGCGCGCGCAGAATTTTTCACCAAGCCTATCATTGGAACATTGCAAACATCGTCAGCTGGTTTGATAGATAGTATTAATAATCgtgtattttaagaaaaaacataaatatattgtacgtATTGGAATCCCTTACTATAAATTAACTTAGTTAATCTATCATGGTGACGCGTAAATTTTAAGTGTTACTATTTTACGACTTTAGGTTATGTAAATGCACTTTTgttctttgaaaatatataaagaagttGTCACATGAACAATTTTTGTACTTTTAGTTTGCtattagattataattatgtacatctttttgaaatacaatttgCATTAATTGCAGGCCTTATCATGCCAGGCGCCAGGCATAAAATCCTGGGACATGTACTCTCAGGGTTCTGTCATAAAATGAACCGACGTAAGCCTATATATGGAGACTCCTTGGATACTCCACTTAACCGATGTCTTACAACTTTTGATATTACCTTATTAGGTAAGTAActtgaaaataaagtatatatatttaaatatagttaaaaatgtatcaatttaGAATTGTGAAGTTATTTTTCCTACTGTAACAATTCAAGTATataatggatattttttattcaaatgattgATTTACTTATATGAAGGTTGATCAAATTTTCTTATAGGTGTAGGTCATATGGTGGGAGCTGGCATTTATGTGTTAACCGGAGCAGTTGCCCGTAATATGGCGGGGCCGGCAACAGCTCTAAGTTTCCTTTTAGCTGGTATTACGTCTACGCTAGCTGCCTTATGCTATGCCGAATTTGGCACTAGAATACCAAGGGCTGGAAGTGCCTATGCTTATACTTATGTCAGCATTGGAGAATTTTGGGCGTTCATTATTGGTTGGAACATTGTACTCGAGTATATGATCGGTAAGTGACtacatttttgtcaatttttgtttattaaaattatagtaactCGATGTTCATGTATTGATGATTGATAGTCTCAATGAAAGCGATAAACTTCATGCTCATTTATTATACTGTTCCTGAGTATTAAGTTGACAGAACCATTTCGACATAATATGCACTTTCCACAAGATATTGTCAAGAGGTATACGAATAGAAGCATATCGGGAAACTTGGTTGCCTGTAGTTCATTAACGATGTTATTTAAAGTCCAAGTGTTCCAAAAACAAGGCCACCGCGTATAAAgggaatagttttttttttatatacaagttattttattttctaggtGCTGCATCAGTTGCCAGAGCTTGGTCGGGGTATTTAGATGCAATGCTAGATGGTGCAATAAGTAATGCAACGATAGCTGTAACAGGCGATCTACATGAAACTCTTCTTAGTAGATATCCTGATGTGTTAGCAtttcttatttgtattgtaGCGTCTTTAATATTAGCAGTGGGCGTTAAAACTTCGGCATATATTAACAATGGACTTACAATACTAAATCTTATTGTAATTTCTCTGGTAATATTTCTTGGGTTCTATTACGCTGACCTGAGTAACTGGTCTGAAAAGAACGGCGGTTTTATGCCATTCGGTTTTAGTGGAGTTCTTGCTGGTGCAGCTACTTGTTTTTATGCATTTGTTGGTTTTGATAGTATATCGGCCTCTAGTGAAGAAGCAAAAGACCCCTCACGTTCCATTCCTATAGCAACCATCTTATCGATGGCCATGGTCGCTTTTGGGTACATTCTTGTTGCGATAGCTTTAACTTTGATGGTGCCTTATACCAGTATTAATCCAGATGCTGCCTTACCTGCAGCGTTAGGTGCTGTACATGCCGACTGGGCAAAATATGCAGTAGCGGTTGGTGCAGTTTGTGGAATGACTACAACTTTGTTAGGTTCTTTGTTCTCTTTACCTCGTTGCTTATATGCTATGTCAGCCGACGGACTTTTGTTCGGTTTTCTTAGCGATGTTAACAATAAATCACAAATTCCTATTTCGAATCTTATAATATCGGGATTATCATCAGCttttattgcattattattCGATTTAGAGAAACTTGTAGAGTTTATGTCGATTGGCACATTGTTAGCATATACGATCGTTAGTGCAGCCGTTATTATTCTGCGATATCGGCCAACACCACCTCCAGAAGACAAGATTTTCGGCTCGCCTCATTTGGATTCACCCATAGATAGGGAAGATAGCTCTGCAACGGGTACTCCAGGAACTGACGGTGGATCTTCTTCTTcggaggtatttttttttaatttatcctttttttttttgacctTATTGTACCTATCGAATCCAAGTTTGATcgatgaaatatttatgttgaaCAATAACTCACCAGATGTTCGAAGCACTGACGGTGGGTCGCCTGCGCGCACAGTATGCATGGCTTGAGCCGCTGGCGGGGGGACGCGCGCCCGGAAGTGCGGTCACCAGCTGCGTGTATATCTTTACCGCTGCCGCTGCAGCGCTATGCGCACATAACCACTTCTTAGCGGAGCCCGCTGGTCTGTGGGCACTGTTGCCCGACTTTGTGCTGAGTTTTATAATCATTGCATGTGAGTACTACAGTCTTTATAACTATTGTACCTAACAATTGTTTTTAGCGAAATTTGAATACAAGCAAGAACCGCCGTGATTTttacttaaactaaaaatacgttatctttttgttttgaaacagctataaaataaaagactttCAAGAGGTGGATATAATTCGTTGACCTTGCTAGATTGGGCGTTACCGATAAATATGCCCTGCACGCATCTCATATTCCCTGTGTCTTGAGTTTTGCGGAGAACTGTCCAAAACCCACACCCGTGCCGAATAACGTCGCGTCCTGCACTGATTTATTGGGATAAAGAGAGGTTTCATCGCGATTAACGTGCATCAGTTATGtagataaatcattaaaaaatattgcaaaaatgaGCCGAAAATACCCttagttttgtattattcaATATGCTGATATGTGAtatgtctataaaaaaatctggtGATAGTTAGCTTAGGAGGAAAAAACGACTAATTACTTAAAAAGAGGGGACTTTGCTTTCAAAGAGGAAAAGCTGACATGCTATTctaaattttgatgtttaaagtacaattattacccaaagaaaatattaaaagggCTATTTAGGTACTACTAATATCTtacttaatctattttttttgaaaGAAGTACCACGGTAAATCCTAAGAGTAATATTTCACACTTTTCCCGaacctaattaaatatagaaagagGATACATTATACGCAAATTGCCTTATGTACtgcttcatataatataaaatatatagcatCCTCcagttattttatctttaaaaatattttgacttaaatcgttaaacaaaaataatttatatctaaaattaaatttaaattttcacagGTTTGGTTATAATATGGGCCCATCAACAGAGCCCCGCGCGGTTACCATTCCGAGTGCCCTGGGTGCCCTTACTGCCGGCCGCTAGCGTCATGCTGAACGTAGAACTAATGATCAACCTCAATGCTCTGACTTGGGCACGTTTCACTATTTGGATGACATTTGGTAAGGAATTATCTTAGATTAGTCTTTTAAATAGTTGTGTAGTTATCACTTTTGCATTCTCAGTATTTTTTGGTTACTATATATCTACTGATCATAATCAGATCAGAAAATTATTACAgaatactttttactaatatgtaatatcctgtaatttcagtagttcgggatggctaaataaaattatgttgtaccatgatgtttcaatatctctctatatttttaacaatgctcccaatcatccaattgttttccttatgacagctcaatgacttttaaaataagaaatagtgttacatgccagtattaaatgttataaaataatatcaactaaagttgtacaaattattgatcaattaattacaataataattgtaataatatataataataatgtgacattattaatgatattattaattatgatatcctatgacgtagcaccgtattggaggctagggctagtctcgtaactaTCCCTAACAATAGTTTATTAGGCTGACAATTGACctaattgtaagtggtcaccacagcctaTAGACTTTGGCACTGTAAGCATTATTAACCATCCATTacatgcaccaccaatcttgagaactaagatgttacgttatATTCTGTAATtccactcacacttcaaaccagaacacaacaatactgtattgttatttggcggtaatatatgtgatgagtgggtgatgtCTACCCAGACTGCCCTGCACAGagtaacaacaatatttaatatattgaaataaaactagtttttaacggatttaatcgcgtatattaattattttattttaacataaataaaataattaatatatttgcatttctaccatatgtgaagggagttacagacaggattggcaatatcttgaagcgagcttcgattaaaagcatttacaagcctcataagaaagtgagccagttcttgagacctatcaaaagtaatatccctttacaaactgcgggagtatataaactcgaatgtgagtgtggtttatgttacataggtcaaacaaagagaagcatcggtactagggtcaaggaacatataggagatgtcaaaaataggcgttcttcaaagtctgcagtctgtgaacatgctctggataaacctaaccattttattcgatttgataaaccacagatcctcgctagagaacacagattcattcctagaatgatacgcgaggctattgaaattcaaaaacatccgaacttcaatagagaagatggttggagactttttaacacttgggatccacttattaaaaatttaaaatcccaaatccaacagactgcaagacctaaagacacagttagtgccttctgcgtgcaaccggaacgctactcaagataccaattaagaaatcgttggcggtagttgtaaataatatttctttttaattcgaacagacaaatgtcaccttagtctgcccgtgaccacgaacactgcaaagtgctcgaaacgtcgggatgttaaaataaaataattaatatacgcgattaaatccgttaaaaactagttttatttcaatgtgtaataatcgcgaaaatctaagacaacataatatttaatatagtttaaccGTATGtcgtaacataaaatattaatcgacGCAAAATGAAAGGATTCATgttaaaggtatatttttttataattggttgtgtgtattttattctCAGATATGAATAACACATTTTAATACAGTTGGAACCATTTTGATTACCAGCTTTCTTATAGTACTTTGAGCAAAGAATCATCTCGCCAACGCTAATATTCCTAATTTAAAATCGTATAtctgtcataaaatattttacttgggcccgcttttaaatactttttattctcAAGGCAAGGTAAAGAGACGAGGTGTTCTAA is a window encoding:
- the LOC125068234 gene encoding cationic amino acid transporter 4 is translated as MPGARHKILGHVLSGFCHKMNRRKPIYGDSLDTPLNRCLTTFDITLLGVGHMVGAGIYVLTGAVARNMAGPATALSFLLAGITSTLAALCYAEFGTRIPRAGSAYAYTYVSIGEFWAFIIGWNIVLEYMIGAASVARAWSGYLDAMLDGAISNATIAVTGDLHETLLSRYPDVLAFLICIVASLILAVGVKTSAYINNGLTILNLIVISLVIFLGFYYADLSNWSEKNGGFMPFGFSGVLAGAATCFYAFVGFDSISASSEEAKDPSRSIPIATILSMAMVAFGYILVAIALTLMVPYTSINPDAALPAALGAVHADWAKYAVAVGAVCGMTTTLLGSLFSLPRCLYAMSADGLLFGFLSDVNNKSQIPISNLIISGLSSAFIALLFDLEKLVEFMSIGTLLAYTIVSAAVIILRYRPTPPPEDKIFGSPHLDSPIDREDSSATGTPGTDGGSSSSEMFEALTVGRLRAQYAWLEPLAGGRAPGSAVTSCVYIFTAAAAALCAHNHFLAEPAGLWALLPDFVLSFIIIACLVIIWAHQQSPARLPFRVPWVPLLPAASVMLNVELMINLNALTWARFTIWMTFGLLLYFLYGIHHTKLGEGVTGLLSRSGSGTAHSWGSVDKTSSLARRVGRLGRGSKSDDRKPIICDDELARREP